AACAAAAGTAAAATCGCAGGAGGGAATAGGCCCGGCCTGTAGTTAAGAATAACAGTTGTGATGAAACAGTTGTATACATTTATTTTGGTGCTTCTTCTCGTTTCCTGCGGTGTTTCACGTTCAGTGCATCACCTGCCGCAAACTATAGGCTACCATGAAGAAATCCCATCAGTCCAAAAACACACTGCCACTGCATTCTCCTATAAGAATAATTTTTTGGTACAAAACCCTCAGAAACTTTGGGAGTTGTATGCCGAAGGAGATCCTTTAGAACGGGGAATGATTATTGGAAGCCTTAGTGATTCCCTGATAAAGTACCAGGAGAAAGTATTTTTTGGCAAAATCGGAGAGCTGGTTCCTTCTAAATTCCGGCAACGCCTCTTACGTCATTTTCTGAAGTACTACAACCGCAACCTCTATAAAAATGTATTGGAAGAATACCAGACTGAAATTTATGGACTTTCTCTTTATACCTCCAATGATTTCGATTATTTAGGCCCCAAATACCTGAGGACATTATACCTGCACGGTGCTCATGATATCGGGCATGCATTAACCGATCTTTCACTGGTTGGCTGTACCTCTTTTGCGGTATGGAATGAAAAGAGTGCAGACGGAACGTTGTTGATTGGACGGAATCTTGATTTTTATGCCGGCGATGATTTTGCAACAAATAAAGTGGTTTATTTTATTCGCCCGGATCAGGGCTATCCTTATATGTCCGTTTCCTGGCCTGGTATGCTGGGAGTGGTTTCCGGAATGAATCTTGAAGGCCTGACGGTAACAATCAATGCCGGAAAATCCAGTATACCATTATCCGCAAAAACACCCATTTCCTTGGTAGCGCGGGAAATCGTTCAGTATGCAAGAACGATTGAAGAAGCCATTGCTATTGCCAAAAAACGGAAGGTCTTTGTATCAGAATCCATTATGGTGGGTAGTGCAGCCGACCACAAAGCCGTGCTGATTGAAGTATCCCCCAGCCATTTTGGCGTCTATGAAGTGGCAAACAAACCGGAATTAGTCTGTGCCAATCATTTTCAGAGTATGGAATACCAGGACGACAGCAAGAATTTGAAACATATCCGGGATAGCCATTCCCAATATCGTTTCGACCGCATGACGGAGTTGTTGAATTCCCATGAGACGATTAATCCCGAACAGGCGGCGGCAATATTGCGAAACACCAATGGGTTGCAGGATGCCTTACTCGGTTATGGTAATGAAAAAGCCCTAAACCAACTTTTAGCACATCACGGTATTATCTTCCAGCCGGAATTGAGACGTGTTTGGGTATCTGCAAATCCCTACCAACTCGGAACCTTTGTCTGCTATGACCTGAATACTGTTTTTAACACCCAAAAACACGAAGGGATTCCTGTCTCCCTTGCAACCACCCCTCTCAATATGGCGCCGGATCCATTTTTGGAGACAAAAGCCTATGCCAATTATGAGGCCTTCCGGATTCAAAACCGTATTTTTGATGCAGCATTACGATCAAACGATGCCGTAACTGATATTTTTATAGCAGAATACCAATCGCTCAATCCCGAATATTGGGGAGTATATGAAAAGGCGGGACGCTATTACCTCCGGCACAAAGAAATGGCAAAGGCAAAAGTCAATTTTGAGAAGGCGTTGACAAAAGAAATCACGACGCTTCCGGAACGTAAGGCAATTGAAAAAATCCTGAAAAATAAATTTTAACCCGGTCACTTTGTCCAATCACCTATTTAGACAGCCAAGATTAACGTAAACATATGATATTTCCAGCGATAGAAAGGGCTTCCCAAAAAGCAATACAGGCAACTCAGGAGCAATTACTCCAGGAAGTAATGCAGTATGTCAATACCCATTCCGAATTTTATAAAAGCCTTTTCCAAAAAAACGGGATAGTGGTTGACCATATTCGTACAATTGCCGATCTTCAGCAACTTCCTGTTACTACCAAAGATGACCTGCAGCAGCATAATGACGCATTTCTATGTGTGCCCAAGAAAAAAATTATAGATTATTGTACCACTTCGGGAACTTTGGGAGATCCGGTAACTTTTGGATTGACCGATAAAGATTTAGACCGACTGGCCTATAATGAAGCCATCTCATTTGATTGTGCCGGGATTCAGGAAGGTGATGTAGTACAGCTGATGACTACCATTGACCGCCGTTTTGTTGCAGGCCTTGCCTATTTTCTCGGCCTTCGGAAGTTGGGAGCAGGAGTCATTCGTGTAGGTGCCGGGATTCCACAATTGCAATGGGATTCCATCTTAAAATACCATCCGGATTACCTTATTACCGTTCCGTCATTTCTACTGAAACTGATTGAATTTGCTGAAAATCACAACATCGATTATAAGAATTGTGGTATCAAAGGGGCAATTTGTATTGGAGAGCCTTTACGAAACCAGGATTTTTCTAAAAACCTGCTGGCACTAAAGATTGCTGAAAAATGGGATATCCCGTTGTTTTCAACCTATGCTTCTACAGAAATGAGTACGGCTTTTACCGAGTGTAGTGCCGGGCAGGGGGGACACCACCATCCGGAACTGATTATTACCGAAGTACTAGATGACAATAACCAACCTGTAGCCGAAGGACAAACCGGAGAACTGACAATTACCACATTAGGGGTGGAAGGGATGCCATTGATCCGTTTTAAAACGGGAGATATTGTACAGTTGCATTCTACGCCCTGTACCTGTGGGCGTACCACACAAAGGGTAGGGCCAGTAGTAGGGCGCAAGCAGCAAATGATCAAATACAAAGGCACTACTTTATATCCGCCTGCAATGCATGATGTACTGAATCATTTTGATGCTGTAGAAAACCATGTGATTGAAATTTACCATAATGAATTGGGAACTGATGAAATACGGATCAAAATAGCAGCAAAAGTTCCTACGGAAGAATTGCTACAGGAGATAAAAGATTATTTCCGGGCCAAATTAAGAGTAACACCCAAAATAGAATTTGCTTCAGTTGAAGCATTACAGCAAATGGTTTTTCCCTTACTCAGCCGCAAGCCGGTACGTTTTTTTGACATGCGGTAATTGTTTTAAGGGGACTGTATGTTACAAGGTGGAAATAAAACACGAATAATGATAACTGTCAACTTATTAGTCTACCTTGTACCGCCTGTCAGGTCGGGCATTTTTTATGGAAAACAGTTTCGAGAGGTTGATCGCGAGTTACATTGAAAACAAGGTTGGCATTTCAGAACATTTTATTAGTGATGCGCTCGCAGCACATCTCAAGCAAAATCTGCGTACACTGAATGCAGAGAAATTATTGCTCGCAGCAGGAACCGGGAACGGAGATAAACTATTGCACAATACTGCCGTCCGGAGCGATGCCATTTACTGGCTCGACAAAAAGCACAATAATCCTCATGAAAATGAGTTTTTCCTCCGAATCGAAGATTTTATCCGATACCTCAATGACAGCTGTTATACCGGAATTACAGATTATGAATTTCATTATACCCTGTATGAGCCTGGTGCTTTTTATGTAAGGCATCTCGATCGATTCAAGAATAATCCCGGAAGGGAATTTTCCATGATCAGTTACCTGAATGAGAACTGGAAAGAGTCAGATGGTGGAGAGCTTCTAATTCACCAGGACGGTCATGATGAAAAGATTACGCCTACTCAGGGGAAAACAGTATTTTTTAAAAGCAATGAACTGGAGCACCAGGTACTCCCTACACAAGCCGACCGACTTAGCGTAACAGGATGGCTGAAAAGGGGTTAGTCTTATAATTTTACGAATTGAACTTGTATAAAAAACGGAAAAAGCCAGCATATCCGCTGGCTTTAGGTAGTACGTTTCATCATCATTAATCCCTTCCTCTTCCTCTATGATCATTGTGGTGTCCATGATTACGGCCCTTATGGTCATTTTTATAATGCTTATTATATTTTGGTTTGTGTTTGTAATGCAGGTAAGGGCTATTTCCCCTGTAATTGGCAACGATCACTTTTGGCCCACGGTTAAAATCATAGTTGCGGTATACAACCGGAAGGTTACGTGTGCGAACCCATTGACCGCGGTTTACATATACATATTGCGCATTATTCATGTCGTAATATGTATTGATATCGGGAAGATAGTAATACCGTTCCTGAACAGTGACCGGCGCAGCCCAGGCTGGGGTGCCAATATTTACATTAACGGATACCTGCGCTTTTGAGATGCCAAAGACCAATAACAATAGTCCTGTAAGCAATAGCTTTTGTGTTTTCATAGTAGTAGTTTTTAATTATTCCTGCTCCGTTAGGGGGATGCTTTGTAGGTGCAATTTCAATAACTGTGCCTAAATAATAAAGCGCAGCTTCTACCATAATGCCTTTTAGGAAATAATTAGGGAAGGGGGAAAGATAGGTGTTGAAAATCATTGCTATAGCTTATCTTTTTTTAACAAGGAAAAAATAAATTGCAATACAAAAAACGGATAAAATAAAAACAGCCTCTTTCTGAACTTGTCGGAAAAAGGCTGTTTTACGATACAACAGAATTATTTATTCAGGTAAACCCAACCTGTTTTCGCCTGATTATCGTTAGTCTCAATCAGGTAATAGTAGGTTCCGGAAGGTAGAATCGTACCTTCTTTACATTCCCCTTTCCATTGATTGGTGTAATTGCCACTAAAATGATAGACTTCGGTACCATACCGGTTAAAAATTTTCAGTTTATGGACATTAAGCCCGCTCAGGTCAAAACTATCATTGACACCATCTCCATTTGGAGAAATCCCTTTCGGAACTACACAAAGAAATTGGGTAAC
The Flavobacterium kingsejongi genome window above contains:
- a CDS encoding C45 family autoproteolytic acyltransferase/hydolase, coding for MKQLYTFILVLLLVSCGVSRSVHHLPQTIGYHEEIPSVQKHTATAFSYKNNFLVQNPQKLWELYAEGDPLERGMIIGSLSDSLIKYQEKVFFGKIGELVPSKFRQRLLRHFLKYYNRNLYKNVLEEYQTEIYGLSLYTSNDFDYLGPKYLRTLYLHGAHDIGHALTDLSLVGCTSFAVWNEKSADGTLLIGRNLDFYAGDDFATNKVVYFIRPDQGYPYMSVSWPGMLGVVSGMNLEGLTVTINAGKSSIPLSAKTPISLVAREIVQYARTIEEAIAIAKKRKVFVSESIMVGSAADHKAVLIEVSPSHFGVYEVANKPELVCANHFQSMEYQDDSKNLKHIRDSHSQYRFDRMTELLNSHETINPEQAAAILRNTNGLQDALLGYGNEKALNQLLAHHGIIFQPELRRVWVSANPYQLGTFVCYDLNTVFNTQKHEGIPVSLATTPLNMAPDPFLETKAYANYEAFRIQNRIFDAALRSNDAVTDIFIAEYQSLNPEYWGVYEKAGRYYLRHKEMAKAKVNFEKALTKEITTLPERKAIEKILKNKF
- a CDS encoding 2OG-Fe(II) oxygenase, with the protein product MENSFERLIASYIENKVGISEHFISDALAAHLKQNLRTLNAEKLLLAAGTGNGDKLLHNTAVRSDAIYWLDKKHNNPHENEFFLRIEDFIRYLNDSCYTGITDYEFHYTLYEPGAFYVRHLDRFKNNPGREFSMISYLNENWKESDGGELLIHQDGHDEKITPTQGKTVFFKSNELEHQVLPTQADRLSVTGWLKRG
- a CDS encoding phenylacetate--CoA ligase family protein, yielding MIFPAIERASQKAIQATQEQLLQEVMQYVNTHSEFYKSLFQKNGIVVDHIRTIADLQQLPVTTKDDLQQHNDAFLCVPKKKIIDYCTTSGTLGDPVTFGLTDKDLDRLAYNEAISFDCAGIQEGDVVQLMTTIDRRFVAGLAYFLGLRKLGAGVIRVGAGIPQLQWDSILKYHPDYLITVPSFLLKLIEFAENHNIDYKNCGIKGAICIGEPLRNQDFSKNLLALKIAEKWDIPLFSTYASTEMSTAFTECSAGQGGHHHPELIITEVLDDNNQPVAEGQTGELTITTLGVEGMPLIRFKTGDIVQLHSTPCTCGRTTQRVGPVVGRKQQMIKYKGTTLYPPAMHDVLNHFDAVENHVIEIYHNELGTDEIRIKIAAKVPTEELLQEIKDYFRAKLRVTPKIEFASVEALQQMVFPLLSRKPVRFFDMR